From the genome of Culicoidibacter larvae, one region includes:
- a CDS encoding LPXTG cell wall anchor domain-containing protein: MKRLPALVAVLGLGILLTQPLFLSAAAFSDVSAGNTVTEDTASSDNNITEPSSENMDELSSELETYSITTTSFGGWTLGDNMQEIVKLPNVVIDDALRKQLNTIFFGKPDSLDDISMQMLYTRTLGNADQNYVQTVGNTGKVLKLDADAITDFEGLRFLRVAISLNYSNGLNEYATTDNLFALASARAQLPPNGIGANIHSFTQILVTKKDTQYQYVEQGTSTYTYQPSLIPLMTDYDSRFDNTFPTICTTCPVASMRTLDLAKISDFPIINNNLVDAINYNTLTGTNVNPAGNTFAKYMYDENPDSSIIFRDQPLSFTYDSASGIVETTSDYFSFTERVGGFSAFATLTHAKIIFTGRVEVQYLDTAGNILAPSETTELPLQSSFTVPNAKAFDGYTLIKKPEATKITAGTQVLTFVYEKPSAAPAAEIENDTVSELPVTGENTLPYLLIGAGIAASGILLLKKRK; this comes from the coding sequence ATGAAACGATTACCAGCTTTGGTTGCTGTTTTAGGGTTAGGGATCCTACTTACTCAACCGCTTTTTTTATCTGCGGCCGCATTTAGCGATGTGTCAGCAGGGAATACAGTTACTGAAGATACAGCTTCAAGTGACAATAATATAACTGAACCAAGTTCTGAGAATATGGATGAGCTTTCATCTGAGCTCGAAACTTATTCTATAACAACGACAAGTTTTGGCGGTTGGACATTAGGCGATAATATGCAGGAAATTGTCAAGTTACCGAATGTTGTCATTGATGATGCTTTGCGCAAGCAATTAAACACAATATTTTTTGGTAAACCAGATTCACTTGATGACATTTCCATGCAAATGTTATATACCAGAACATTAGGTAATGCTGATCAAAATTATGTTCAGACTGTTGGTAATACCGGTAAAGTTCTGAAACTTGATGCTGATGCTATTACTGACTTTGAAGGATTGCGTTTTCTACGTGTCGCGATAAGCTTAAATTATAGTAACGGTCTTAATGAATATGCAACTACTGATAATTTATTTGCATTGGCTTCTGCTCGTGCACAGTTGCCACCAAATGGTATCGGTGCTAACATTCACTCATTTACACAAATTTTAGTTACTAAAAAAGATACACAATATCAATATGTTGAGCAGGGTACAAGTACATATACCTATCAGCCATCATTAATTCCCTTAATGACTGACTACGATAGCCGTTTTGATAACACTTTTCCAACAATCTGTACAACCTGTCCGGTTGCTAGTATGCGAACTCTTGATTTAGCAAAAATCAGTGACTTCCCGATAATTAACAACAATTTAGTGGATGCAATAAACTACAACACCTTAACCGGGACAAATGTAAACCCTGCCGGTAATACTTTTGCAAAATATATGTATGATGAGAATCCTGATTCGAGCATTATTTTCCGCGATCAACCACTATCTTTTACTTATGACTCTGCATCAGGTATTGTCGAAACCACAAGTGACTACTTCTCGTTTACTGAACGCGTCGGCGGTTTCTCAGCATTCGCAACATTAACTCATGCTAAGATAATCTTTACCGGTCGAGTTGAAGTCCAATATTTGGACACTGCCGGCAACATTTTAGCGCCAAGTGAAACAACCGAACTACCATTGCAAAGCAGTTTCACGGTTCCAAACGCTAAAGCATTCGATGGCTATACACTTATTAAAAAACCAGAAGCTACTAAAATAACTGCTGGAACGCAAGTGCTTACTTTCGTCTATGAAAAACCGAGTGCCGCACCAGCTGCTGAAATTGAAAATGATACAGTATCTGAGCTACCGGTTACAGGTGAAAATACCCTGCCATATCTCTTGATTGGCGCTGGTATTGCCGCAAGCGGAATTTTACTCTTAAAGAAACGCAAATAA
- a CDS encoding response regulator transcription factor, whose protein sequence is MNDTKILVVDDDIEIAYAIQQLLINEGYTVLEAHNGLEALQLIDEQNIQLIIMDIMMPKLDGISALLKIRESKHVPIILLSAKSEQSDKVLGLSIGADDYITKPYDPAELVARVQSQLRRFLTFNTEKRVGGNCIIIGGLEMNLDTHDFYVDGQSVKLTVTEFKILEFLMSHPNIVFSAQRIYEQVWDEEAYASDNAVMVHVRRIREKIEYNPKEPKYLKVVWGVGYKIENN, encoded by the coding sequence ATGAACGATACAAAAATTTTAGTTGTTGATGATGATATTGAAATAGCTTATGCAATTCAGCAGTTACTAATTAATGAAGGGTATACAGTACTCGAGGCACATAATGGTCTTGAAGCCTTACAGCTTATTGATGAACAAAATATTCAGCTGATAATAATGGATATTATGATGCCAAAACTTGATGGCATTTCGGCACTGCTGAAAATCCGCGAATCAAAACATGTTCCAATTATTTTATTATCGGCAAAGTCGGAACAAAGTGATAAAGTTTTGGGGCTGTCAATCGGGGCAGATGATTATATTACTAAACCATATGATCCAGCTGAATTAGTTGCCCGGGTGCAGTCACAATTACGACGCTTCCTTACGTTCAACACAGAAAAGCGTGTTGGGGGAAACTGTATCATAATCGGGGGTCTAGAAATGAATTTAGATACTCATGATTTTTATGTTGACGGTCAATCAGTAAAGTTGACGGTTACCGAATTTAAGATTTTGGAATTCTTAATGAGTCACCCCAATATTGTCTTTTCGGCACAACGAATTTATGAACAAGTTTGGGATGAAGAAGCCTACGCCAGTGATAATGCGGTAATGGTACATGTGCGCCGGATTCGCGAGAAGATTGAATATAATCCAAAAGAACCAAAATATTTAAAGGTGGTGTGGGGCGTTGGCTACAAAATCGAAAACAATTAA
- a CDS encoding sensor histidine kinase, translating to MATKSKTINKNILFALVIALLTVMLIVLSVVATVYLDMSASTFRQNLHMQLMLVVLVMGLLILVFSVVSYKRINDTSKTITLSIELILIFIASSALLYTIIPYAISETVISMWNDTLQMAIIIPSSLITGGFCIYMLYQLIGKIKLHRILPDSLLYKGALWLKANIHTVFGKESKLVTLTQKMQVTTVLFLLLEAVLVLLVLLLFWASSYFYLLFVGVIIIVAIIFYWSIQAMLAKINEDNQRIIAEQIKSERMKLELVTNVSHDLRTPLTAITSYIDLLAKEELNEQANQYVDVLSEKSRLLNVLVDDLFDLAKASSGNLELILDQVDVHELVEQTIAEMATEIDSASVKLIVQNDKQGLSIVADGAKLYRALANLIDNALKYAQSNTRIFVKVFTLGEQVMISVQNTANYEMDFVAEEISSRFVRGDKARATEGSGLGLSIAQSFVEACNGTLKIVVDGDMFKVTIGFPLDEK from the coding sequence TTGGCTACAAAATCGAAAACAATTAATAAGAATATCCTCTTTGCTTTAGTTATTGCACTGTTGACTGTTATGTTAATAGTCTTATCAGTGGTAGCAACAGTTTATCTTGATATGAGTGCATCAACATTTCGTCAAAATCTGCATATGCAACTAATGCTTGTGGTACTTGTAATGGGGCTATTAATACTTGTATTTAGTGTTGTTTCATATAAACGAATAAATGATACAAGTAAAACTATAACACTTTCAATAGAACTAATACTTATTTTTATAGCAAGTTCAGCATTGCTCTACACAATAATCCCTTATGCAATTAGCGAAACAGTTATTAGCATGTGGAATGACACCTTGCAAATGGCTATTATTATACCAAGTTCATTAATAACTGGTGGCTTTTGCATATATATGCTTTATCAACTGATTGGTAAAATAAAGTTACATCGAATTTTACCGGACTCATTGTTGTATAAGGGCGCTTTATGGTTAAAAGCCAATATTCATACAGTTTTCGGGAAGGAAAGTAAGTTAGTCACTCTGACCCAAAAGATGCAAGTAACAACAGTATTGTTTTTGCTCTTGGAAGCTGTTTTGGTACTGTTGGTATTGTTGCTTTTCTGGGCAAGCAGTTATTTCTATTTACTGTTTGTTGGAGTGATAATTATTGTGGCAATTATTTTTTATTGGAGCATTCAGGCAATGCTTGCCAAGATTAATGAAGATAATCAACGCATTATTGCCGAACAAATAAAGTCAGAACGAATGAAATTAGAATTGGTGACTAATGTGTCTCATGACTTACGAACACCACTAACAGCAATTACCAGCTATATAGATTTACTTGCTAAAGAAGAATTAAACGAGCAAGCAAATCAATATGTAGATGTCTTGAGTGAAAAGTCACGCTTGTTGAATGTACTGGTTGATGACCTATTTGATTTGGCAAAGGCAAGCAGCGGGAATCTTGAACTCATCTTAGATCAGGTAGATGTTCATGAACTGGTAGAACAAACAATTGCAGAAATGGCTACAGAGATTGACTCAGCAAGTGTTAAATTGATTGTACAAAATGATAAGCAAGGTCTATCTATAGTAGCTGATGGTGCAAAACTATACCGAGCATTAGCAAATTTAATTGATAATGCTCTGAAATATGCTCAGAGTAATACTAGAATATTCGTAAAAGTATTTACCTTAGGTGAACAGGTTATGATTAGTGTACAGAACACGGCAAATTATGAGATGGATTTTGTGGCAGAAGAAATTAGCAGTCGCTTTGTTCGCGGCGACAAAGCACGTGCGACTGAAGGAAGTGGACTGGGACTTTCAATTGCGCAAAGTTTTGTTGAGGCTTGTAATGGAACACTCAAAATTGTAGTAGACGGTGATATGTTTAAAGTTACTATTGGTTTTCCTTTAGATGAAAAATAA
- a CDS encoding DUF5680 domain-containing protein produces the protein MNFQEQLVELRIERGMSQEFLAEKIGVSRQAVAKWELGQAYPDFLNLLALSKVFLISIDRLVRGTEADYQQQDVDMLPAENAEVIAFLLRAKKATYAGHGGEATSSRPASHDLQYAEGELVYIDSYLGSSRFAGEEALWRERRPFWSMNYVGRVLSDDFSSAFLKEALAQVPSDQPYRGPLIYRNGVHTYHCTIQGDFEWFQGHEEIYCNNIKTYECYFHGGLIV, from the coding sequence ATGAATTTTCAAGAGCAATTAGTTGAGTTAAGAATTGAGCGAGGGATGTCGCAGGAGTTTTTGGCGGAAAAGATTGGCGTGTCGCGGCAGGCAGTCGCTAAGTGGGAATTAGGACAGGCTTATCCGGACTTTTTAAACTTGCTGGCATTAAGCAAGGTATTTCTGATTAGCATTGACCGCCTGGTTCGTGGCACTGAGGCAGACTACCAGCAGCAAGATGTGGATATGCTACCGGCGGAGAATGCCGAGGTAATCGCCTTTTTGCTTCGCGCCAAAAAGGCGACCTACGCCGGACATGGCGGCGAGGCGACGTCCAGCCGTCCGGCTTCGCATGATTTGCAGTATGCCGAAGGTGAATTAGTTTATATTGATAGTTACTTAGGCAGTTCGCGCTTCGCTGGTGAAGAAGCACTCTGGCGTGAACGCCGACCCTTTTGGTCGATGAATTATGTTGGCAGGGTACTTAGTGATGACTTCTCCAGTGCTTTTTTGAAAGAAGCGTTGGCGCAGGTCCCAAGCGATCAGCCGTATCGCGGACCGCTGATTTACCGTAATGGTGTGCATACGTATCATTGCACAATTCAAGGAGATTTCGAGTGGTTCCAAGGCCACGAAGAAATTTACTGCAATAATATTAAGACGTATGAATGCTATTTCCATGGTGGTCTTATCGTTTAG
- a CDS encoding glycosyltransferase gives MIRIDFIAPPLSGHLFPMLYLAKQLQKYAPGLYDIRFISGEGKRSVIEAEGFTMHALMPDDPFIFERLARAQGRTSMFHQAFRLSKKIGEMTEEIKAVISERDTQLVVNDFITYPGVFAAEQLQLPWITCIPTPFAIENIDGTPAFLGGLQPPKSFLGRGRDAAGRLLVRKVKQTLIFALRKQLGKYLPSLYREDGSEAIYSATAIIAMGYEGLQFERTWPSQLQFAGYGAVNEEIELEIPFARFQYCILVTTGTMLPLAQQKIDRLIEQLAQQLPDTLFVVSGGDAKASTYQQRENILRVAFVPYNQYLADFDMVIHHGGAGIVNLCIEHGKPAIVIPQDYDQFDFAARIQYFEIGIWVKKPAVQSLCQAIERIRKQPAWPQLEQLQVEVQQMNAGKIIHEVIQREWKRGEQQ, from the coding sequence GTGATACGGATTGATTTTATTGCACCGCCATTGAGTGGTCATTTATTTCCAATGCTATATCTGGCGAAACAATTACAAAAGTATGCACCGGGATTATATGATATCCGTTTTATCAGTGGCGAAGGCAAAAGAAGTGTTATTGAAGCCGAGGGTTTCACTATGCATGCACTGATGCCGGATGACCCATTTATATTTGAACGCCTCGCCCGGGCGCAAGGGCGGACAAGCATGTTTCATCAGGCTTTCCGGCTAAGCAAAAAGATTGGCGAAATGACTGAGGAGATAAAAGCAGTCATTAGTGAGCGGGATACACAGCTAGTGGTGAATGATTTTATCACCTATCCCGGCGTCTTCGCAGCAGAACAATTACAACTGCCATGGATAACCTGTATCCCGACGCCTTTCGCCATCGAAAATATTGATGGCACGCCCGCATTCTTAGGCGGCTTGCAGCCGCCGAAATCCTTTCTCGGCCGCGGTCGTGACGCTGCCGGTCGACTGCTGGTGCGTAAAGTAAAGCAAACATTGATATTTGCTTTACGCAAGCAACTGGGAAAATATCTGCCAAGTTTATACCGGGAAGATGGCAGCGAAGCGATTTATTCAGCCACAGCAATTATTGCTATGGGCTATGAAGGATTGCAATTTGAACGCACTTGGCCTTCACAATTGCAATTCGCCGGGTATGGTGCAGTGAATGAAGAAATTGAACTGGAAATTCCATTCGCACGTTTTCAATATTGCATATTAGTGACAACTGGAACGATGCTGCCACTGGCGCAACAAAAGATTGACCGTTTAATTGAACAGCTTGCACAGCAATTACCGGATACACTATTTGTGGTCAGTGGCGGTGATGCTAAGGCATCGACATATCAACAACGCGAAAATATTTTGCGAGTAGCATTCGTGCCATACAATCAATATCTGGCTGATTTTGACATGGTAATTCATCATGGCGGCGCCGGAATTGTAAACCTGTGCATTGAACATGGAAAACCGGCGATTGTTATCCCGCAAGACTACGACCAATTTGATTTTGCCGCCCGAATCCAGTATTTCGAAATTGGAATTTGGGTGAAGAAACCAGCGGTTCAATCGCTTTGCCAAGCGATTGAACGTATCCGCAAGCAGCCGGCTTGGCCGCAATTGGAACAATTGCAAGTAGAAGTGCAACAGATGAATGCTGGGAAAATTATCCATGAAGTCATTCAACGTGAATGGAAGAGAGGTGAGCAGCAATGA
- a CDS encoding NAD-dependent epimerase/dehydratase family protein yields MKIIVTGATGFLGKYLVNELLANNHQVVAIGRNFERLAELKALGAEVLAIDLTNRNKVLELMPTADVVIHAAARSTVYGRWQDFYRDNVLASEYVLEACQKMTIKRLVFVSSPSIYTAKEDRFDIKEDEYEVENKLNNYIRSKIAAERRLQALKADTELVIVRPRGLFGVGDTSIFPRLLRANGTIGIPLFKRKQPTIVDVTCVENVAYSLRLCCEAKAIDGEVFNITNGEPMVFKDIIERIFRQLGDEVNFRSMNIRLMYGLAAILERTYQLFRIKNEPALTRYTVCTLAYSQTLNIQNAVDKLGYQPQKTMAQGIDDYARHLIQEGFK; encoded by the coding sequence ATGAAAATTATTGTAACCGGAGCAACCGGATTTTTGGGTAAATATCTTGTTAATGAGTTGTTAGCGAATAACCATCAGGTTGTTGCAATAGGTCGAAATTTTGAAAGATTAGCGGAATTAAAAGCCCTTGGTGCCGAAGTATTGGCAATTGACTTAACTAACCGAAACAAGGTGCTGGAATTAATGCCAACTGCTGATGTTGTTATTCATGCAGCTGCACGCTCAACCGTATACGGTCGATGGCAAGATTTTTATCGTGATAATGTTCTTGCCAGTGAATATGTGCTGGAAGCATGTCAAAAGATGACGATTAAGCGTTTGGTATTTGTATCTTCACCAAGCATTTATACAGCCAAAGAAGATCGTTTCGATATTAAAGAGGATGAATATGAAGTTGAAAATAAATTGAATAATTATATTCGCTCGAAGATTGCTGCTGAAAGACGCTTACAAGCATTGAAGGCAGATACTGAGTTGGTAATTGTCCGGCCGCGAGGATTATTCGGTGTCGGCGATACAAGCATTTTCCCGCGACTGTTGCGTGCGAATGGTACAATCGGTATTCCATTATTTAAACGCAAGCAGCCAACAATTGTTGATGTTACCTGTGTTGAGAATGTGGCTTATAGTTTGCGATTGTGTTGTGAAGCAAAAGCTATTGATGGAGAGGTTTTTAATATTACTAATGGTGAGCCTATGGTGTTTAAAGATATTATTGAACGGATATTCAGGCAACTGGGCGATGAGGTGAATTTCAGGTCAATGAACATTCGCCTCATGTATGGGCTCGCTGCGATATTGGAACGAACTTATCAGCTTTTTAGAATTAAGAATGAACCAGCGCTGACCAGATATACGGTTTGTACGTTGGCATACAGTCAGACACTCAATATTCAGAATGCGGTTGATAAATTAGGGTATCAACCACAGAAGACAATGGCGCAGGGGATTGATGATTATGCGCGCCATTTAATACAGGAGGGGTTCAAATGA
- a CDS encoding 3-oxoacyl-[acyl-carrier-protein] synthase III C-terminal domain-containing protein has protein sequence MNVINIRGSARAVPNKVKYSSEIDCELGKEEGFVAKKTGIETRYFNTDGTAAELAATAIRQALINAEMAYADLDVIIAASGTPQQIIPCNASLIAEQFLAEKHNIPCFDVNATCLSFISAFEVAAAFLETGKFKNILVVSAESGDGALNKGHYESYALIGNAAAAYILSNDSDRGQRFEVIDTKMCTYAEFSHAAEIRAGGSALYLAEKTNKEDYYFDMNGIALMKAMLKNMPDYMDDFLAKNNIKMQDVNHFVPHQASGPGINILAKALKIPKARIVNIIRDYGNTIAAAIPFAFDYLLEQESVASGDYVMLIGTGAGVSIGTILLRKV, from the coding sequence ATGAACGTAATTAATATTCGAGGATCGGCACGTGCGGTGCCAAATAAGGTCAAGTACTCAAGTGAAATTGATTGCGAGTTGGGGAAAGAAGAGGGCTTTGTTGCCAAAAAAACCGGAATTGAAACACGCTACTTTAACACCGATGGAACTGCTGCTGAGTTAGCGGCGACGGCGATTCGTCAGGCACTGATTAATGCGGAAATGGCATATGCCGATTTAGATGTAATTATTGCTGCTTCAGGGACGCCACAGCAAATTATTCCCTGCAATGCCAGTTTGATCGCTGAACAATTTTTGGCAGAAAAACATAATATTCCTTGCTTTGATGTAAATGCTACTTGTTTAAGTTTTATAAGTGCTTTTGAAGTTGCTGCGGCATTTTTGGAAACCGGTAAGTTTAAAAATATTCTTGTAGTTTCGGCTGAATCAGGCGATGGTGCCCTAAATAAAGGCCATTATGAAAGTTATGCATTAATTGGTAATGCGGCTGCGGCATACATTTTAAGTAATGATAGTGATCGTGGTCAACGTTTTGAAGTTATTGACACCAAAATGTGTACATATGCTGAGTTTAGTCATGCTGCGGAAATTCGTGCCGGCGGTAGTGCGCTTTATTTGGCTGAAAAGACCAACAAAGAAGATTACTATTTTGATATGAACGGCATCGCTTTGATGAAAGCAATGCTTAAGAACATGCCTGACTACATGGATGATTTCTTAGCTAAAAACAACATAAAAATGCAGGATGTTAATCATTTTGTGCCGCATCAGGCAAGCGGCCCGGGAATTAATATTCTGGCAAAAGCGTTAAAGATTCCAAAGGCTAGGATTGTTAACATTATTAGGGATTATGGTAATACGATTGCTGCGGCAATTCCGTTTGCTTTTGATTACCTACTTGAACAAGAAAGTGTTGCCAGTGGTGACTATGTTATGTTAATCGGAACTGGTGCCGGGGTATCAATTGGCACAATTCTTTTGCGGAAGGTGTAA
- a CDS encoding MBL fold metallo-hydrolase translates to MFTKMTLFYTGTSNQRTRFTLKGGSWGTTAYPATVCILEHPLHGTILIDTGYSLSMKKHMSNLVHAVYRQVVGAQVVADDLAAHIDPDDVALVILSHFHPDHIGSCNAFSKNQVVCSQAIAELAQAHKFKQLRQGYFAGLFPYINDQLSYIESCPQVEVVGIGTGFDLLGDQSLLALATPGHAVGHYSFLIQTSDGPVLYGVDAAWHQEAISEQRYPSAITKLFIANYQEMIASVHKLETIAKANPQLPIFFCHCTNSHQQLAAFFNERGRTDFAIITNNYL, encoded by the coding sequence ATGTTTACCAAAATGACCTTATTTTACACTGGGACAAGTAACCAGCGAACGCGATTTACGCTAAAGGGTGGCAGTTGGGGGACAACGGCCTACCCGGCAACTGTTTGCATCTTGGAGCATCCGCTGCATGGCACAATCCTCATTGACACCGGCTACAGCCTGTCAATGAAAAAGCATATGAGCAACCTGGTGCATGCAGTGTACCGGCAGGTTGTTGGTGCGCAAGTCGTCGCAGACGACTTAGCTGCCCATATCGACCCGGATGACGTTGCACTCGTCATCCTTTCGCATTTCCATCCTGACCACATTGGCAGCTGCAATGCTTTTAGCAAAAACCAAGTTGTCTGCTCGCAGGCCATCGCTGAACTTGCGCAAGCGCACAAGTTCAAGCAGCTCCGGCAAGGGTATTTTGCCGGACTCTTTCCATATATAAATGACCAACTCAGCTACATTGAAAGCTGTCCGCAGGTGGAAGTAGTCGGGATTGGCACTGGTTTTGATTTGCTGGGTGACCAAAGCTTGTTGGCCCTGGCAACGCCGGGCCATGCAGTTGGACATTATAGTTTTTTGATTCAAACCAGTGATGGCCCGGTACTGTACGGCGTTGATGCCGCTTGGCATCAAGAAGCCATCAGCGAGCAGCGCTATCCAAGTGCAATTACCAAGTTATTTATTGCTAACTACCAAGAAATGATTGCCTCGGTGCATAAACTGGAAACAATTGCCAAAGCCAACCCGCAACTACCAATATTTTTCTGCCATTGTACCAACTCGCATCAACAATTAGCAGCATTTTTCAACGAAAGGGGACGAACTGATTTTGCGATTATCACAAATAATTACCTTTAG